CCGAAATCCGCGACGGCTTCGACACCTTCGAGGAGTTGATCCGGCAAAGCCCGATCGATTGCGAGCCGCAGCGCGGCGGGCATCTCTACATTGCGCACCGCCAGCGCAACCTCGACAAGATCGCCGCCGAAGCTAAGGTGCTGCGCGACGTGTTCGGCGAAAAGACCAGCGTGGTGAGCGCCGAGCAACTGCGGAGCGACTATCTCAATGAAGCCGAAGCGGTCGGCGCCGTGCTGGAGCCGCTCGGCACCGGCGTGCACCCCGCCAAGCTCGCTTTCGGCTATCAGCAGATGGCCCGCGATCTCGGCGTCAGGATTCATCCGGCGAGCCCCGTCGCCGAAATCCAGTCCCGCGACGGCGCGCTGTATCTGCGCACGCCGGGCGGCACGGTGCGGGCGCGCGCGGTCGGCATCGCCACCGGCGCCTACACGGCGCCCGGCCTGACCCCGGCGCTGCGCGGCCGCTGCATGCCGATCCTGTCGAACTCGATCGTGACCCGGCCGCTGACCGCGGCCGAACTCGACGCCACCGGCTTCAGGACCAAGCTGGTGCTGACCGACACAAGGACGCTGCGCTACTACTACCGCCTGCTGCCCGACAACCGCATCCAGATCGGCAGCCGCTCCTCGATCACCGGCGCCGACGCCGATCATCCGAAGCATCTCCAGCTCCTGATCGACGGGCTGCATCGCAAATTTCCGGCGCTGCAGGGCATCGAGATCGACTATTCGTGGTGGGGCTGGGTCGACGTCAGCCACGACATGATGCCGCGCATCTTCCAGCCCGATCAGCAGACCAAGATGTTCTACGCGCTCGGCTATGGCGGCAACGGCGTGTCCTATTCGGCCCAGGCCGGCCGCCGCATGGCGCAGA
The DNA window shown above is from Rhodopseudomonas palustris HaA2 and carries:
- a CDS encoding NAD(P)/FAD-dependent oxidoreductase; this translates as MNRPLKTPPVAAYDPHYDPLVSDGPGHNRDYAPTYWHATAGPLPADDGPVTSDIDADVAIVGSGYTGLACAIYLAREHGIKPIVLEANRVAWGCSTRNGGQGQNAAGRLTRSQWIARWGIDVAKQLHAEIRDGFDTFEELIRQSPIDCEPQRGGHLYIAHRQRNLDKIAAEAKVLRDVFGEKTSVVSAEQLRSDYLNEAEAVGAVLEPLGTGVHPAKLAFGYQQMARDLGVRIHPASPVAEIQSRDGALYLRTPGGTVRARAVGIATGAYTAPGLTPALRGRCMPILSNSIVTRPLTAAELDATGFRTKLVLTDTRTLRYYYRLLPDNRIQIGSRSSITGADADHPKHLQLLIDGLHRKFPALQGIEIDYSWWGWVDVSHDMMPRIFQPDQQTKMFYALGYGGNGVSYSAQAGRRMAQMIAGQHFKGQDLPIFTSPLPTHTFEPFRRLGQRMLYRWYHMRDEAA